In Cheilinus undulatus linkage group 16, ASM1832078v1, whole genome shotgun sequence, one DNA window encodes the following:
- the LOC121524139 gene encoding doublesex- and mab-3-related transcription factor 1-like, translating to MSAEPSRQPKCSRCRHHGLIVPQKGHSKVCPFLHCDCWKCDLVTERTRIQRNLKTAHNKEKCPREDAGHRAPAAASAPDVCAHPSGTSGQQSAPSGGLPWSERDAMNAERPLDLRTRPADGGLTVTGQESRNGQLYTSREEGPCAPFSGPCAVEFEQTPPLPVIHFPFGMSRHYSSSYNLCPNIVLNMPWMPPLPVGSFNDGLYGPLMFPHYSSPSDPGPPAMLGMQIVVDPSVMSAPEGQTHQDMERKK from the exons ATGTCTGCGGAGCCCAGCAGGCAGCCGAAATGCAGCCGGTGCCGACATCACGGCCTCATTGTTCCTCAGAAAGGCCACTCGAAGGTCTGCCCTTTCCTCCACTGTGACTGCTGGAAGTGTGATTTGGTCACGGAGCGAACACGGATCCAGCGAAACTTAAAGACAGCTCATAATAAGGAGAAGTGTCCGAGAGAGGACGCCGGCCATAGAGCACCTGCGGCTGCTTCGGCCCCTGATGTATGCGCTCATCCGTCGGGCACATCTGGACAGCAGAGCGCTCCCTCGGGTGGACTCCCGTGGTCGGAGCGTGACGCGATGAACGCCGAGAGACCCCTCGATCTCCGGACGAGACCTGCCGATGGAGGGCTGACTGTGACCGGTCAGGAGAGCAGAAACGGGCAGCTGTACACTTCACGTGAGGAGGGACCATGTGCCCCATTTA GTGGTCCTTGCGCTGTTGAATTTGAGCAGACCCCACCTCTGCCTGTTATCCACTTCCCTTTTGGGATGTCCCGTCATTACTCCAGCAGCTACAATCTGTGTCCAAACATTGTTCTCAACATGCCGTGGATGCCTCCTCTGCCAGTAGGGAGTTTTAATGATGGCCTCTATGGACCTCTGATGTTCCCCCATTACTCTTCTCCATCTGACCCCGGACCTCCTGCT ATGCTGGGAATGCAGATTGTTGTTGACCCTTCAGTGATGTCTGCTCCAGAAGGACAAACTCACCAGGACATGGAGAGGAAGAAATAA